ATTCGGGTACCGAAGAACAGAGCGCGAAGCTCGGCGCGATCATGCACGTCGGCCAGCCTGAGTATGTCGCGGGCAAGGCGGCCGGCGAAAAGGCGAAAGCGGCGGGCGTGAAGTCGTTCCTGTGCGTGAATCACATTGCGACGAACTCGGTGTCGTTCGACCGCTGCCGCGGCTTTGCCGACGCGATCGGCGTCAACTACAAGACGTCGACGATCGACTCGGGCCAGGACCCGACCGAAATCCAGTCGAAGGTGAGCGCGTATCTGCGCAATCATCCGAACACCGGCGCGATCCTGACGCTCGGACCCGTGCCTGCCGCTGCGACGCTGAAGGCGGTCCAGCAGATGGGCCTTGCCGGCAAGATCTATTTCTGCACGTTCGACTTCTCGGACGATATCGCGAAGGCGATTCAGGCCGGCACGATCCAGTTCGCGATCGATCAGCAGCCGTATCTGCAGGGCTACATTCCGGTCGCGGTGCTGGCGATCGCGAAGAAGGATCACACGACCGATCCGGTGAAGATCCGCCAGATCCTCCAGGCCAATCCGAAGTTCAAGGAGCGGCTCGAGACCTACGGGCTTCAGCCGTCCTACGGGCCTAAGGACATCCGCTCGGGTCCGGGATTCATCACCAAGGAGAATCTCGACAAGGTCATCAAGTACGCGGGCCAGTATCGCTGATCGATCGGAGGCGAAGTGCGCACCCCGCACACGCGCGCGGCACCGGCGGACTTCGCTCCGTCCCCGCCCGCGTAACAACGCGCCGGGCCGCACCAATTACCTGTTTTCTTCGTTCGCAGCGTCGATCACGCGAGTGAAGAAAACCGGGCATCTTGCAAGGAGACATCATGGGCGTAGCCGGCAAACATTTTCCGTCGCATACAGCAGAGGCGTCGAGCAGCAGCGACGCGTCGCCTGCCGCGACGACCGCGACGCAACCGGCGGCGCAACCCGCGGCGGCGCACGGCGACGAACGCATCCGCAAGGAATCCTGGTTCGGCCATCTGCTGAACCGCCCCGAGTTCGCCGCGATCTCCGGCACCGTGCTCGTGTTTCTCGTCTTCGCGATCAGCGCCGGCCACTCCGGCATGTTCAATCTCGACGGCGTAATGAACTGGGCGCAGGTATCGGCCTATCTCGGCATTCTCGCGGTCGGTGCGTGTCTGCTGATGATCGCCGGCGAGTTCGACCTCTCGATCGGCTCGATGATCGGCTTCGCCGGCATGATGGTGGCGATTCCCGCTGTCTATTTCCACTGGCCGATCTGGGCAGCGATCATTTTCGCGTTCGTCGGCTCGATGCTGCTCGGCGCCCTGAACGGCTATCTCGTGATGCGTACGCGGCTGCCGTCGTTCATCGTCACGCTCGCATTCCTGTTTATTCTGCGCGGCCTCACGCTCGCGCTGTCGATCATGGTGGCGGACCGTACGATCATCTCAGGTGTCGGCGACCTCGCGCAAGCCGATCCGGTCAGCAACTTCCTGTTCCATGGCGTCGCACTGCACGGGCTGTTCACGACACTCGCGCATATGGGCATCGGCACCTTGCTCGATAACGGCAAGCCGCTCGTGCCCGGCATTCCCAAAGTGCTGCTCTGGTGGTTCGCGCTCGCGGCGATCTGTGCGTTCGTGCTCGCGAAGACGCGCTACGGCAACTGGATTCTCGCCGTCGGCGGCGATGCGAATGCGGCCAAAAACGTCGGCGTGCCGGTCAAACGCGTGAAGATCGCGCTGTTCGTGCTGACCGCGTTCTGCTCGTGCCTGTTCGCGGTGCTGCAAGTCTGCGATATCGGCTCGGCCGCCGCCGACCGCGGTCTGCAGAAGGAATTCGAAGCGATCATCGCCGCGGTGATCGGCGGCACGCTGCTGACCGGCGGCTACGGCTCGGTGATCGGCGCCTGCTTCGGTGCACTGATCTTCGGCGTCGTGCAGATCGGCATTACCTACACCGACGTCAGTTCCGACTGGTTCCGCGTGTTCCTCGGCGTGATGCTGCTGCTTGCGGTGCTGTTCAACCACTACGTGCGCCGCCGCGTTGCGCAGTCGTGAATCGAGAGAGCAAGGAGACGAACATGTCCGACCTCATCAACCCCGGCGAAAGCGCCGCCCCGAATTCGGCGGCAGAACACGGCGACTACATCCTCGCGCTCGAAAACGTCAGCAAGTTTTTCGGCAAGGTTATTGCGTTGTCAGGCGTCACATTGCGCCTCAAACGCGGCGAAGTGCACTGCCTGCTCGGCGACAACGGCGCGGGCAAATCGACGCTGATCAAAACGCTGGCGGGCGTGCATGCGCCTTCCGCGGGCCAGTATCTGGTCGACGGCAAGCCCGTGCATTTCGAGTCGCCGAAAGACGCGCTCGACCGCGGCATCGCAACGGTCTACCAGGATCTCGCGCTGGTGCCGCTGCTCTCGGTGGCGCGCAACTTCTTCATGGGCCGCGAGCCGCAGAGAAAGATGTTCGGCCTCTTCACCGTGATGGACCTCGATACGAGCGCGCAGAC
The nucleotide sequence above comes from Paraburkholderia sp. SOS3. Encoded proteins:
- a CDS encoding sugar ABC transporter substrate-binding protein is translated as MKLCRGKGSLTALFAALSLSLGFAASSPAQAAPDAHFVLISHAPDSDSWWNTIKNAIKQADEDFNVETDYRNPPNGDIADMSRLIEQAAARNYDGVITTIADYDVLKSSIGKVTAKKIPLVTINSGTEEQSAKLGAIMHVGQPEYVAGKAAGEKAKAAGVKSFLCVNHIATNSVSFDRCRGFADAIGVNYKTSTIDSGQDPTEIQSKVSAYLRNHPNTGAILTLGPVPAAATLKAVQQMGLAGKIYFCTFDFSDDIAKAIQAGTIQFAIDQQPYLQGYIPVAVLAIAKKDHTTDPVKIRQILQANPKFKERLETYGLQPSYGPKDIRSGPGFITKENLDKVIKYAGQYR
- a CDS encoding ABC transporter permease — its product is MGVAGKHFPSHTAEASSSSDASPAATTATQPAAQPAAAHGDERIRKESWFGHLLNRPEFAAISGTVLVFLVFAISAGHSGMFNLDGVMNWAQVSAYLGILAVGACLLMIAGEFDLSIGSMIGFAGMMVAIPAVYFHWPIWAAIIFAFVGSMLLGALNGYLVMRTRLPSFIVTLAFLFILRGLTLALSIMVADRTIISGVGDLAQADPVSNFLFHGVALHGLFTTLAHMGIGTLLDNGKPLVPGIPKVLLWWFALAAICAFVLAKTRYGNWILAVGGDANAAKNVGVPVKRVKIALFVLTAFCSCLFAVLQVCDIGSAAADRGLQKEFEAIIAAVIGGTLLTGGYGSVIGACFGALIFGVVQIGITYTDVSSDWFRVFLGVMLLLAVLFNHYVRRRVAQS
- a CDS encoding ATP-binding cassette domain-containing protein — protein: MSDLINPGESAAPNSAAEHGDYILALENVSKFFGKVIALSGVTLRLKRGEVHCLLGDNGAGKSTLIKTLAGVHAPSAGQYLVDGKPVHFESPKDALDRGIATVYQDLALVPLLSVARNFFMGREPQRKMFGLFTVMDLDTSAQTAREKLAEMGIHVRDPHQPIGTMSGGERQCLAIARAIHFGARVLILDEPTAALGVKQSFNVLKLIHKARAKGISVIFITHNVHHAYPIGDSFTLLNRGRSLGTYTKDTISKEQVLDMMAGGAEMQKMIAELDGATI